One Picosynechococcus sp. PCC 7003 genomic region harbors:
- a CDS encoding DUF86 domain-containing protein produces the protein MSEDKDLIYLEHILECIEAVQSYTVKGQNDFLENALVQDAVLRRLQIMAESTQRLSDSLKTQAPNVDWRGLAGFRNVLVHDYLGGISLNRVWDSIANNLPALKSEVELMLTKKKGGV, from the coding sequence ATGAGTGAGGACAAGGATCTAATTTATTTGGAGCATATTTTGGAGTGTATCGAGGCTGTCCAAAGCTACACGGTCAAAGGGCAGAACGATTTTCTGGAAAATGCTTTGGTTCAGGATGCGGTTTTGCGTCGGTTGCAGATTATGGCGGAATCAACCCAGCGGCTTTCCGATAGCTTGAAAACCCAAGCGCCTAATGTTGATTGGCGCGGACTGGCGGGTTTTCGGAATGTTTTAGTTCATGATTATTTAGGCGGCATTAGTTTAAATCGAGTTTGGGATTCAATCGCCAATAATTTACCTGCATTAAAGTCTGAGGTCGAATTAATGCTAACGAAGAAAAAAGGTGGAGTTTGA